CGCTGGCGCTGCTTCCCGGAGGAGGCGTGCTCTTGTCCGCTGCGGATGGCGCGACCGCCTGGTTTGATGAAGGAGTGTATCGCGAATCGATTCCGGCTGATCAGAATCGCCGCACGCATCAAGTAGCACTCGATCCGCAAGGTGCGACAGCGGTCGTCGGCGACGCGGGCCTAGTGATGTCAAGCATCGATCGCGGCATCTCGTGGACCTCTCGCACTAGCAACTTGCCAGGCGTGACAGGGCGACAATTCGACGCTCGCGGCGCTTCGGTTACCGGCGATCGGATCACGATTGTCGGTTCGCCTGGCTCGCTGGTGTTGACCTCGCAAGATGGCGGCGCCCACTGGGAAACGTCCCCGACCGGAATTCGGACGCCGCTCAACGCGGTGACCTTTGTCAATCCAACCAATGGTTGGGCGGTCGGATCGCTCGGTACGATCCTTACGACCACTGACGGCGGCGCTAGTTGGTTTGCGCAACGTCGGGGAGGCGAGCAAGCGGCGCTGTTTGGCGCTTTCCGCAGTGGAAAAAAGCTGCCCTGCGAAGCGTTTAGTCGTCTCTCGGCCGCCGAAGGATATCTGACCGCGGTCGAAATAATCGGTCGCCCTGAGACGTCGTCAGCGATCGAATTGCAATATACCGATCAGATTCGAGCCGCCTGCCTGCAGTTGGGCGTTAGCGACACCGATTATGCCGCAAGCTTTCCTTTGCCAAGTGACAAACTAGGGCTCGATGGTCACAAGATCGTCGAACTCTGGAATCAAGCGAACGACGGCGCCGCGTTGAAACGAGCCGAAGAACGCATGGTGCGACAACTGCGCACCTGGCGACCACAGGTCGTGCTGACTGAATACGCCGATCCGCGTGGAACCGACGCAACCGGTTACCTGATCAATCAAATCGTCCTCTCGGCTGTTGAGAAAGCGGCCGACTCCAATGCCTACCCCGATCAGCTAGAATCGCTTCGTCTGACGCCTTGGCTGGTGAAAAAAGTCTTCGCAGCGCTCCCGAAGGGACAAGACGGCGCGATCACGATCACCGGAACGCAAATCGCGCCTCAATTGGCGATGTCCTTCAACGAACATGCGACCGCGGCACGCAGCTTATTGCATGACGAGGAAACCCTGGCGCCTGCCGCGATCTCGTTTGAGCTCAACCGCAACGCATTGCAAAGCGAGTTTGGCGACCGCGATTTCTTCTCTGGCATTCCGCTCGACTCTGGCGGAGTCTCCCGCCGCGCCGAACGATCGCTTGCTTCTAGCAATCTCGACGAACTCCGACGTTTGGCGCAACGCCGCCACAATGTGCAGCGAATCGTCGCTTCGGCCCGCTTGCGCCCCAACGGTGGTGCGGCCTGGATTGCTCAACTAGGTGATCTGACCAGCGATTTGCCCGGCGATACCGGACCACAAACGCTATACCAATTGGCGATGCATCAGCACGCCGGCGGAAATGGTCCCATGGCCGCCGAAGTCTTGTCGGCGCTGGTCGATCGATTTCCGGATCATCCGTTAACCGAAAAAGCGGTCGCTTGGTTGTTAATCTTCTACGGCAGTCGCGAAGTCGCCGACCGCTTCGCTACGGCCGATGCGACCGCAGAAGCGGCTCCGTTGGCTGCGGAAATTCACCCCACGTCGGTCACTCCGGCCGCCGCCTTTTTACCGACCGACAAACCGTCCCAACCAGGCTTACTCTCGACCGGACCAGCCGTCTCCATTGGTCGAAATTTTTCTCGCACCGCCGCTGAACTGGCGCAAGAATATAGCCGCCGATATCCCCACGTGATCGCTCGCCCGGAAGTTGCGTTTACGGTGTCGCGAGCGCTCAGCAGCGAAGGCTCGGGCCGCACTTCTGAAAACCTGTTGCATCGTCTGGTCGGACGAGGTGAGAACGATCCCTGGAGCGCGTGTGCACAGTCCGAGTTTGTCCTCGGTCGAAACGTTGGTATTCCGCCCAAATCGATCGCGATGTGCTTGCTAGTCACGTCGCCGCCGAAATTGGATGGAAGACTCGATGACGAAACCTGGAAACATTGCAAACCGTTCGAGTTGAACAGCCCCAAGCGTGACGACTCGAAGTGGCCAGCCGCTGTTTTTCTGGCCTACGATCGCGAGTACCTTTATTTCGCGATCCGCGCCAAACATGCGCCCAGCTCTAACTACACGAACAAGCCGAGCGGACAGCGTGCGCGTGACGCCGATCTCGCAAAACGGGATCGTTTCGAGTTATTCCTCGATATCGATCGCGATTACGCTTCATACCACCGTCTTGCTGTGGACTGGTGCGGTTGGACAAACGAATCGAGTTTCGGCGATCCGACCTGGAATCCGCAATGGTACGTTCAAGCGGACGACGCCGCGGGCATCTGGACCATCGAAGGAGCCATCTTACTGACCGATTTGGCGAAGACGCCGCCGACGTCAGGCGATACCTGGAGCATCGGTCTGCAACGCATCGCCACCGGCAGCGGATTTCAAGCGTGGACCATTCCCTCGGATCCTGAAGTGGCGCCGGCCGGTTTTGGTCTGCTCCGTTTTCAATAGCGACGAGCGTATCGTATGGCATGGCGGATCGGCGTCGACGAAGCAGGCTACGGCCCCAACCTAGGTCCGTTGGTCATCGCCGCAACGGTCTGGGAAACGCCAGACTCACTTTCCGGCGACGATTTGTACGAGGCGTTCGGCGAAGTGATCGCCGCCGCAAAATCTTCCTCGCGCGATACGCGTCTGCTGATCGCCGACTCCAAGAAGCTGTTCACCGCCCAAAAATCGCTCGCGCCGTTGGAACGGGGAGTGCATACCGCGGCGAAACTTATCCAACGCGACGTCGGTTCGTTGCGCAATGCGCTAGCCCATCTCGGCCAAGCGGGGCCTGACCGACTTTCGTCGATCCCCTGGTTCGCCGAATTTGACCGCCCTTTGCCCCACGCTATTTCCACAGCCGAAATCGACCGCCTAGCAGCCCCTTTGCAGGAAACGTTCGACAAGTCAGGCGTGCGTCTAGTTGATGTTCGCGCTGCGTTGCTCTTCGCCGGCGAGTTCAACGAGCGACTACGCAGCGGAAACAAAAGCCGAGTCCTGTCCGAAACGACGCTTCGCCTGGTTCGTGATCTTCTTCCGCAAGAGGCGGGCGATGTGACGATTGTTTGCGACAAACATGGGGGACGAGATCGCTATGCGCCGCTGCTGCAAGAAACCTTTAGCGACTCGCTAATTGGCGTTCGCGAAGAATCACGGCGGCGGAGTTGCTACCACTGGCGACGTGAACAAGGAAACTGTCAGATCGAATTTCGTCAGGGAGGCGAAGAGTTCCTGCCGGCGGCGCTCGCTTCGATGAATGCGAAGTATTTGCGCGAGTTGACGATGGAAGCGTTCAACGCGTTTTGGCGTTCGCACGATCCGCAGCTTCGTCCCACTGCCGGATATCCGGTTGACGCCAAGCGTTTTCTGCAAGAGACCGTCGCGCTGCGAGCCGAACTACAGATTGCTGATGACCTACTCTGGCGACAAAAGTAGCGCCGGCGTCAGTCGTTTCTCATGCGGTGCAAGAGCCAACCAATTTCACCGCGGGCAAGCGTCATATACGCGATCGCCCCAAACAGGATCGTCGCGATCAAGTTGACAATTGGTGGCGATGGCATGAAACGAATCAGCAGTATTTGTAGTCCCAACGTAAGCATCCCCATCACGATTGCAGCCAAAATCGACGGCGCCATGGCCCATGCGATTCGCTTTCCATCGGCATCGCTTACCGTAAAGCAGTACGCCAGATAGAAGGGAGCGAGCAATAACGTGCTTGCGGCGTAAGCAATCGCCAGACTGATCGTTTCCGACAGTTCTCCCGCAAATTGTCGCGAGACCGCAATCGCGATTACATAGCCGACGGTCAATACGCAACCAACGGCGGCGGCTCCCAACGCTAGTCGTTTCGCGTGTCCTACGGCCGCCAGTAAGCTGCCGCAGATATTGATCAAGCCTTGTGCGAGCGCGGCGAGGGCCATGATCGAGAGCAACATGCCGGCCGTTTCCCACTCGGGACCGCCAAGAACGACCATCCCGTTTTGTCCGACGACCGCCAACCCAGCGGCGCAAGGAGCCATGACGATCGCGGCGAAGCGATAGAACTCGGCGGCGGTGTCGCGGAAATGGCTCGGCTGATCACGCGTAGCGGCTAGCGCCGGCAACATGGCGGAAGCGAGCGGCGCGGTGGTCAGATAAACCGGCTTCATCATCTGGTTGTAGGCCTGACTGTAATAGCCGATCAGACGCTGGCCCGCTTCAGTATGACCGATCAGCACGGCGAGTATTACCTTGTCCAGGTTCTGCGCCGCCGCAAACAACAGCCCGCTCAGCGTGTAGTAACCGCCAAAATGAAGCAAGGGAGACAAGCTGGGCTCTCGCCGCGGAACGTCGGGGCGCCAAGGTTCAATCCACCAAACGCCGATCGTCAGTAATCCCAACTCGACGTATTGCTGCGCCACCAGCGCCCAGATTCCACCGCCGGCTATCGCGATCACAATTGCGACAACGCCAGCGAAGAACTGCGCCGAGAAGCGAGCGATCGCCAACTCACAAAGTCGCAGACGCTTTTCGGCCATCGCTTGATGCTGCGTAAAGAGATTGGCGGCCAGCGACGTGCCGGACATCGCCAGCGCTGGGGCAAGCAATCCCGGCGCGGCGTAAAAGTAAGTAATCGCCGGAGCCAGCGCCGCTGCGACCAACGTCAGCACAGCGCCTGCGGCGATCTGCATCCAGAACAGAGCCGACGCTTGCGACTGCGTTAGATCTCGCTGCTGCACCGCCGCGATATTCAACCCCAACGTACCGACGCTGCGCAATAGCAACGTCACTGGCAAGATCATGCCGAGCAGACCAAACTGACTGGGATCAATCAGGCGGTAAAGAGCCGCCAGTACGATGATTGAAACGACTTGGCCTGCCAACTGCAGGCCGATGACCGCGCGGGCGCCGCGACGGACTTGTTGCGAAAGTTCGTCGGACGGATTCATCAATATCGGATCACGCACCAAAGAGCGCGCAGGCCGTCGCGCCAGCCAATCTTTTTCCCTTCAGCATAGGTGCGGGGGAAATAGCGAATCGGAACCTCACGCAGCTTCAGACCGGGAATGCGCGAAAGCTTGGCGGTCAATTCCGGCTCAATGCCAAATCGCTTTTCTCGCAAGGTCGGACCGATCTTCTGAATGATCTCACGACGGAAGACTTTGTAGCATGTCTCCATGTCGGTCAACAAAAAATTGGTGAATAGATTCGACCACCAGGTCAATACTTTGTTGGGGAAGTAGTGCCGCACGCGCGGCACGTTGCGCGCACCGGGGATAAACCGACTGCCGTAGACGACGTCGGCGCCTTCCATCACGATCGGTTGTAACAGGGCGCGATAGTCGTCGGGCGAATATTCGAGGTCAGCATCTTGAATAATCACGGCGTCGCCGGTCGCTTCGACAAATCCGGTTCGCAGCGCGGCGCCTTTGCCCTGATTCTTTTCGTGGAAAATGATCTTCAGATCGGACTGATCACGCCAGGTGTCGAGCATTTCGCGCGTGCCGTCCTGACTGCCGTCGTCCACCAAAATGATCTCGCAACGGACTCCGTTGTCACGGATCGCGGCGATCAAATTGGGCAGGGTCTCGACTTCGTTGTAGACCGGTACGACGACCGACAGCACGAAATCATCCGGCAAGCGGTAGACCGCTAGTTGGCGGCAAGCAGCTCGCCCTAGCAGTTGCGTTAAAAACTCAACCCGAACGTCCTCATTTTCGCAAAGCGATTCGAGCAATTCGCGCACCGGGCCATTATCGGCCGTCGCAGGCGACTGAGAAGAAGTGCTCATGCGGCGCAGGCTTTCCTTCGTTGGATTCGGGGTTAGTTTTAGTATAACACGCGTCTGCGGCGCCGGGCGGAGCCGATTTTCGAGTTCTCGCGCCGTCTGGCCCCTTTTTTGAGGATTTTCGCGATGTCCGATCACTGGATTGCAGCCGCTGTTCAAATGAACGCCGGCGAGGACAAAGAGTTCAATCTGCAAACCGCCGAACGGCTGATCGCCCAAGCCGCCGACCAGGGGGCGCAGCTGGTCGTACTACCCGAGTTGTTTAACTATTTGGGCCGCTTGGAAAACTTGGCCGAACATGCAGAAGCGATTACCGGACCAACCGCGAGCCGCATGCGAAAAGCCGCGCAGAAACATCAGATATATCTGGTCGCAGGCAGCTTCGCCGAGCGGAGCGAAACGGAAAGTCGCGTCTCGAATACAAGTCTGATCTTCGATCCGCAAGGCAAACAGGTCGGCGTCTATCGCAAGATTCATTTGTTTGACATCGACTTGCCGGACGTGCACGTGCAAGAGTCGGCTTTCGTTGCGCCGGGCAACCAAGTTTCACTCTGCCAAACGCCGCTAGGTGGCGTCGCCCAAGCGATTTGCTACGACTTACGGTTTCCCGAAATGGCTCGCTCCTTCGATCTGGAAAAAGTCGCCTGTTTGGCGCTGCCTGCGGCTTTCACCGCGAAAACGGGCGCAGCACATTGGCAAGTTCTGGTCCGATCACGTGCGATCGAGAATCAGCTTTTTCTGATCGCCGCCAATCAATATGGTCCGTATGCCAACGGGATTCAAAGCTATGGGCACTCGCTAATCGTCGATCCGTGGGGAACCATCTTGGCGGAAGCTGGCGGCGACGCTGAAGAGGTGATCACGGCGGAAATCTCGTTGGAAAAGCTGCGCGAGGTTCGTCATCACATGCCGGCGCTGCGTCATCGACGCTTGTAAATCGTGATCACCGCTACGGCGAGACTTGTCCTGATGGGATGGCAAGTTTATCGCGTATTTGCGATCGACTTGAGATTGGACTGCACGTTTTGTGAAACAAAACCAGCGGTTTACTCCTAGCTATACGACCATTTTGAATGCCGTCCAAAAAACATTTTGCTAGGTTGCTTGACAATTCGTCTCGCCTCCAGAAAATGGTGCCTTGTGATGACTGAAACCTTTAGCGGATGTTGCTCGTTTTTCCTTTCGACTTGCTGCTAACCGACTCACTGGACCTCCTCCAAGTCGCTCTGACGCATTCGTCTTCGCAGCGAAAATCGCGATCTCAATCGTGTGATACTGCGCGCTGACATCCGATTGAATCCCGGCAAAACTTCGCTAACTACTAATTGATACTAACTGCAAATTTGCATTGCCCCGGCTGCGTCTGGCGAATGGAATCTCCGCAAGAGGACGCACTCAAGCCGGTTGCAAGATAGGGCGTGAAGGGCGACGACTGACTGGAACGATTGTCGACTTCAGTGTGGAACGGATGCCCCCTTTATGCTTTTTGTTTTTTGACGGCAATACGCCAGCGCCATATCGCGTTAAAATTGGAGTTTCCCTCCAAGCCTTGGTCTGGATGTGCGGCGTATGCCTGACTCTTTGATTGCTTTGGGCGCCAATCTTGGCGATCGACGACAAACGCTCGACAGCGCGATTGCGATGTTGCGCGAGACTCCTGGCGTCGTCGACTTGCAAGTCAGTCCCTATCACGGCACTACGCCGATCGGCGGGCCTGACGGTCAGCCAGAGTTTCTCAATGCGGCCGCTCGGTTCTTCACCCATCAATCCGTCGAAGAAGTCCACGCTCGACTGATCGA
The nucleotide sequence above comes from Blastopirellula sp. J2-11. Encoded proteins:
- a CDS encoding YCF48-related protein, with the translated sequence MDIRHRRTSVSIASIVAIFLVTSVWAAANYSGDASLHDVHFQNPTMGFAVGDHGVIWSTHDGGSHWEQIPSGVDVSLQAISFADAQRGWIVGGQITPYSRISRGVVLRTIDGGRSWREISNLGVPCLHDAAFADANHGYAVADPSPIYPSGLFETRDGGRSWRPLSIDKPHPWRSLALLPGGGVLLSAADGATAWFDEGVYRESIPADQNRRTHQVALDPQGATAVVGDAGLVMSSIDRGISWTSRTSNLPGVTGRQFDARGASVTGDRITIVGSPGSLVLTSQDGGAHWETSPTGIRTPLNAVTFVNPTNGWAVGSLGTILTTTDGGASWFAQRRGGEQAALFGAFRSGKKLPCEAFSRLSAAEGYLTAVEIIGRPETSSAIELQYTDQIRAACLQLGVSDTDYAASFPLPSDKLGLDGHKIVELWNQANDGAALKRAEERMVRQLRTWRPQVVLTEYADPRGTDATGYLINQIVLSAVEKAADSNAYPDQLESLRLTPWLVKKVFAALPKGQDGAITITGTQIAPQLAMSFNEHATAARSLLHDEETLAPAAISFELNRNALQSEFGDRDFFSGIPLDSGGVSRRAERSLASSNLDELRRLAQRRHNVQRIVASARLRPNGGAAWIAQLGDLTSDLPGDTGPQTLYQLAMHQHAGGNGPMAAEVLSALVDRFPDHPLTEKAVAWLLIFYGSREVADRFATADATAEAAPLAAEIHPTSVTPAAAFLPTDKPSQPGLLSTGPAVSIGRNFSRTAAELAQEYSRRYPHVIARPEVAFTVSRALSSEGSGRTSENLLHRLVGRGENDPWSACAQSEFVLGRNVGIPPKSIAMCLLVTSPPKLDGRLDDETWKHCKPFELNSPKRDDSKWPAAVFLAYDREYLYFAIRAKHAPSSNYTNKPSGQRARDADLAKRDRFELFLDIDRDYASYHRLAVDWCGWTNESSFGDPTWNPQWYVQADDAAGIWTIEGAILLTDLAKTPPTSGDTWSIGLQRIATGSGFQAWTIPSDPEVAPAGFGLLRFQ
- a CDS encoding oligosaccharide flippase family protein; protein product: MNPSDELSQQVRRGARAVIGLQLAGQVVSIIVLAALYRLIDPSQFGLLGMILPVTLLLRSVGTLGLNIAAVQQRDLTQSQASALFWMQIAAGAVLTLVAAALAPAITYFYAAPGLLAPALAMSGTSLAANLFTQHQAMAEKRLRLCELAIARFSAQFFAGVVAIVIAIAGGGIWALVAQQYVELGLLTIGVWWIEPWRPDVPRREPSLSPLLHFGGYYTLSGLLFAAAQNLDKVILAVLIGHTEAGQRLIGYYSQAYNQMMKPVYLTTAPLASAMLPALAATRDQPSHFRDTAAEFYRFAAIVMAPCAAGLAVVGQNGMVVLGGPEWETAGMLLSIMALAALAQGLINICGSLLAAVGHAKRLALGAAAVGCVLTVGYVIAIAVSRQFAGELSETISLAIAYAASTLLLAPFYLAYCFTVSDADGKRIAWAMAPSILAAIVMGMLTLGLQILLIRFMPSPPIVNLIATILFGAIAYMTLARGEIGWLLHRMRND
- a CDS encoding glycosyltransferase family 2 protein, which encodes MSTSSQSPATADNGPVRELLESLCENEDVRVEFLTQLLGRAACRQLAVYRLPDDFVLSVVVPVYNEVETLPNLIAAIRDNGVRCEIILVDDGSQDGTREMLDTWRDQSDLKIIFHEKNQGKGAALRTGFVEATGDAVIIQDADLEYSPDDYRALLQPIVMEGADVVYGSRFIPGARNVPRVRHYFPNKVLTWWSNLFTNFLLTDMETCYKVFRREIIQKIGPTLREKRFGIEPELTAKLSRIPGLKLREVPIRYFPRTYAEGKKIGWRDGLRALWCVIRY
- a CDS encoding carbon-nitrogen hydrolase family protein, encoding MSDHWIAAAVQMNAGEDKEFNLQTAERLIAQAADQGAQLVVLPELFNYLGRLENLAEHAEAITGPTASRMRKAAQKHQIYLVAGSFAERSETESRVSNTSLIFDPQGKQVGVYRKIHLFDIDLPDVHVQESAFVAPGNQVSLCQTPLGGVAQAICYDLRFPEMARSFDLEKVACLALPAAFTAKTGAAHWQVLVRSRAIENQLFLIAANQYGPYANGIQSYGHSLIVDPWGTILAEAGGDAEEVITAEISLEKLREVRHHMPALRHRRL